One region of Romeriopsis navalis LEGE 11480 genomic DNA includes:
- a CDS encoding DUF2358 domain-containing protein — protein MAHADWILSWTMLLPWPPRIRISGWSELQLDAAGLICAHIDYWHCSKLDVLKQHLLIGAEKS, from the coding sequence GTGGCTCATGCTGACTGGATTTTAAGTTGGACGATGCTTCTGCCGTGGCCGCCCCGGATTCGGATTTCCGGTTGGAGTGAGCTCCAACTTGATGCGGCGGGATTAATTTGTGCCCATATTGATTATTGGCATTGCTCGAAGCTGGATGTCCTAAAACAACATTTGCTGATCGGGGCGGAAAAATCTTGA